CTTCCTGGCTTATTGGAAACCATGAAGTATCCCTACAATTAGAATTTCCAATAGAATCAGTTTTCACAAAAAGTATATTTATGCTATCAGGTTGTACACCGTTTAAATAAGTATAACCAACAAGAGCATATCCCCCATCTTGTGACTGTATGACTGATGAAGATTTATCATTCCAAATATCACCGTATGTTTTAGCCCATTCAAAATTTCCTACTGAATCAGTTTTTAATAAGAATGCGTCATTTGCACCAAAGCCATAACTGTTTGTGCTTCCTGTAATAGCATACCCCTTGTCTGACGTTTGGATTACATCCTCACCTGCTTCTAAAAATGTATTACCGTAAGTTTTAAACCAAAGGGGATTTCCTGCACTGTCTGTTTTTAACAAAAAAATATCTTGATCAGCACCAATAGCATTTAGGTAAGTATGACCGGTAACAATAAATCCATTATCACTTGTATGCACCATTTTGTTGGCTATCATCGACATATTACCATCATTCGTAGAAAAATCTTTTGCCCAAATAAAATTTCCATATTGGTCTAACTTAATAAGTGAGAAAAATATGACTGTGATGCCGATCGTAATATAATTAATCCACTATCACTACATTGGTAAATTGATTTTATCAAGGTTTGAAAGTAGGCGGGAGAAATTAAATACGACCAGATAATATTTCCAGATGAATCTGTTCTGTAAATTGCAGGACCTGTAAATTGTCTGGCAGTTCCTCCCAAAATAAATCCATTACTTATTTTTTGTATACAATATAACTCATCATATTCAACGGCAGTTCCATAAGTAGTTGTTTGCTTAACATTACCTAAAGAATCAGTTGTTATAAATATTCCATCTGAATGACCTGTTCCAAAACTCCAGGTACTACCAACAAGAGAAAATCCGCCATCCTGATTTGAAATCATATCATAAGGTATATCGCTGTTTACACCAAAGAAATCTTTAACCCATTTGATGCTCCCATCGCTAGCCATGTTCATTAAAAAGATATTTCCCGGCACCAAAACCTTGAGGACACCGGTTATGAAAAAGTCGCCGTTATTATTTTGAATGATTTTAGAAGCATAATCCACATAATGAGTACCATAGTTTTTTTGAAATGTCAACTGCGCAGTCAATTCTTTTGCTACGAATACCAAGAAAAATAGTATTAAGCTGTGCCTTTTCTTCATAGAGTTAAAATTGCCATAATGTATTGCCACTAACCAAAGGTGGAATTTAGGAAAACGATTGATTGTAAAACCTCAATAATTTTTTCAAATTAATTGTCCTAAATACAAGTATATCAATTTTTACTGAATTCCTGAATAATTTGCCCTAATTTTATAATGCGATTCCGAAACCATGGTGCTTAATTTTTCTCCCGCAGATCTCGCAGATTCCGCAGATTCATCGCAGATTTTTGTTGTCTTTGAGTGTGCCTTTGTGAATTGTAAAAATCGGCGGGATCCTTGGGAAATAAACAGCGCTTAAAAATTTCCCACAGATTTTCGCAGATAAAGGCGCAGATAAGGCGCAGATCGGTGATGGGTTTACAAAGACTTTACGCATATGATAAGTATTATTAATTAAAATCAGATTTTGTGATTTGCTTAGCTGATAAAATTATTGGCGCGTTTAATTAAAACTCTTTAATTACTTTCCACAAGATCTGCGTTGGGGTTTCCGGAGACTGCGGAAATTTTTTTTGAAAAATTCCCGACTATATTAGGATGAAAATTGAAAAATGAGGAATCCGGAACTACTACGGCATTACAATGTTTCACTGGTGTTTTAAAATTGATTTCTTGATTTTTATTTATAAAAGATGAAAGGATATTACGTTATCATGTGCGACCTCTTCGAGGTCGGGTTCGTCTGGGCTTTTTCCTTTCTACAAATATGCGACCTCTTCGAGGTCGGCACTTGTGAAGAAGGTTGCCAATTTGATAGTGGTTACTCTTCAAAAATGTTTTTGAAAAAAAAATTAATTTGATTCGTTTAGAAGTAAAATAAAATCTGCGGCTATTCTGCGTTGTCTGTGTCTTCTGCGGGAAATAAATAATGCTTAAAATATTTCCCGCAGATTTTCGCAGAAGACGCAGAAAATCCGCAGAGATTCCTGCGGAATGGAATATCAATACTTCATTCAACAAAATTAATCTGCGGCTATTCTGCGGGATCTGCGGGATCTGCGGGAAATTATTTTTTTTGAAAAATTTCCCGCAGATCTCCGATAGCTATTGGGATGAAAATTGAAAAATGAGGAATCCGGAACTACTACGGC
The nucleotide sequence above comes from Bacteroidota bacterium. Encoded proteins:
- a CDS encoding T9SS type A sorting domain-containing protein, which gives rise to MVHTSDNGFIVTGHTYLNAIGADQDIFLLKTDSAGNPLWFKTYGNTFLEAGEDVIQTSDKGYAITGSTNSYGFGANDAFLLKTDSVGNFEWAKTYGDIWNDKSSSVIQSQDGGYALVGYTYLNGVQPDSINILFVKTDSIGNSNCRDTSWFPISQEGVYYLSNPSYTTTPYGISTNPGVVSSLKTFSETKFCTQICIRELYLSIYPNPNKGIFTINSGDAEIKTLEIFNTLGQIIYSHQISCCTTEIDLSQYSSGVYFIRVMSKEGEIKQGKVVVE